Proteins encoded in a region of the Panthera uncia isolate 11264 chromosome B2 unlocalized genomic scaffold, Puncia_PCG_1.0 HiC_scaffold_24, whole genome shotgun sequence genome:
- the LOC125938742 gene encoding LOW QUALITY PROTEIN: apolipoprotein C-I-like (The sequence of the model RefSeq protein was modified relative to this genomic sequence to represent the inferred CDS: deleted 1 base in 1 codon), which produces MSLILSLPVWVVVLSLVLEGPVLAQAVPQTSSTLELILDKLKEFGKALKDKALAAIESIKQSDIPAKTQNWFSKTFNKGKERLKITFS; this is translated from the exons ATGAGTCTCATCCTGTCACTCCCGGTTTGGGTGGTGGttctgtctttggttttggaaggCCCAGTCCTGGCCCAGGCAGTCCCACAAACCTCCAGCACTTTGGAGCTCATCCTGGATAAGCTGAAGGAGTTTGGTAAAGCTCTGAAGGACAAGGCCCTG GCAGCCATTGAGAGCATCAAGCAGAGCGACATTCCTGCAAAGACCCAGAACTGGTTTTCCAAGACTTTcaacaaagggaaggagaggctCAAAATTACTTTCTCCTGA